The Streptomyces taklimakanensis nucleotide sequence TCCGACGCGGGGTTATGTCGGGCTGCACATCATGCACCGCGCGCTCTGAGGAAGCGCGGCCCCGCCGGAACCGATCCACCGGCATTCCCGTCGCCTTCTCGTTCCCTCCGCGTTCCGCGCGCGATGTCGCACCGCGGGCTTGAACGCTCCCGTGCGCTGTGCTTGGCTGACGGAAAAGGCGGGGTGTTTTCCCGGCGGTTGCCGCCGGGATGTGTTCGAGGCGATGGAAGGCGGGAGATGGCGCGCTCTGTTCTCGCCACCGGGGGAAACCGGGGAATCGGAAAGGCAATAGCCCTTTCCTTTGTGGAGTCGGGGGATCGTGTGGCGGTCACCTACCGGACGGGCGCGCCGCCGGACGGTTTCCTGGGCGTTCGGTGTGACGTCACGGACAGCGCCCAGGTGGATCTCGCGTTCGAACGGGTCGAAGAGGCGCACGGGCCGGTGGAGGTGCTTGTGGCCAATGCCGGAGTCACCCGGGACAAACTCCTCGCGGTAATGCGTGACGAGGAATTCAACACCGTTCTCGACACGAATCTGGCCGGCGCTTTCCGGGTTGCCCGGCGTGCGCTCCATCCGATGATGCGCGCTCGTGGCGGGCGTATCGTACTGCTCTCCTCAGTGGCCGGAATGCTGGGTTCGGCGGGGCAGACGAACTACGCCGCCTCGAAAGCGGGGCTCATCGGTTTCGGCCGTTCCCTGGCACGCGAGGTCGCGTCGCGCAACATCACGGTGAACGTGGTCGCGCCGGGCGTCATCGACACCGACATGACGACCGCGCTTCCCGAACGGCGCCGGGCCGAGATGGTGGCCGCCGTGCCGCTCGGGCGCAGCGGCTCCGCCGAGGAGGTCGCGCGGGTGGTGCGCTTCGTCGCCGGCCCGGACGCCGGCTACGTCACCGGCGCCGTCCTCCCCGTCGACGGCGGCTTGGGCATGGGGCACTGACAGGGGTCACCGAGCCGCCGATTCGCCGCGCCCCGGCCGGCACCGGGCCGGCGGCTCGCCCGCGTCGGTGCCGGCGAGGAAGCGCACCGCGCGTTCCAGCCCCGTCCGCAGCGGCACGCGCGGCTCCCAGCCGGTGACCTCGCGGAAGGCCGAGGCGTCCACGGTGTAGCTGTGGAAGTCCGGCGGCGTGGCGTGGGCCGGCGGATCCACGGTGACGACGGGCACCGGCGGCCGCCCGGTCCGCTCCGCCGCCACCTCGGCGACCGCGGCGAACAGGTCGGTCAGTCGGGTGGGCCGCCCGGTGCCCACGACCCAGTGCCGTCCGGCCAGCGCGTCGGTGTGGTCCAGCGCGGCGACGAGCGCCCGGGCCGCGTCCGTCACGTACAGCACGTCCCGCGCGATCCCCCCGTCCCGCCACACCGTCAGCGGCTCGCCCGCCAGCGCCCGCCGCGCCATCGCGGTGACGACGCCCCGGTCCACCGCGGTCGGCGTCGGGCAGTCCCCGAACACCGTGGGCGGCCGCACCGAGACGGCTCGCAGGACGCCTTCGGCCGTCGCCGCCAGCCCCGGCCCGCGCGGGGCGAGCAGCGGTTGCGACCAGTTCGCCACCTCCCGGTCGCCGGCCGTCACCCGCACGGCGATGATCCGGAAGTCCCGGCCCGCGTCGTCGGTCAGCTCCCACGCGGTCCGGGACCACCCGCCGACCTCGGCGAGCGGCAGCAGCCGGACGTTCCACGCGCAGCGGCTCTTGGCGTCGTTGAGCCAGGTGCGCACCTCCTGCTCGCCGTGCCGCCCGACGGCCGGATCGCGGTAGGAGCGGGCGAGCGCCCGCAGGAACGGGTCGTCGCCGGTGTCGGGTGGGCGGAAGAACGGCGCGCAGGCCAGCACCGAGCGGGCGTCCATGTTGACCAGGTGGTCCACCCGCAGCAACCGCCGCAGTTCCTCCAGTTCCACCCAGTGGTGGTTCGGGTGTTCCGTGACGTCACCCGTGGCCTCCACCACCATGTTGCGGTTGCGTTTGTGCCGGAACCACGCGCCCTGCTCGGACTGCAGGGTGTCCACCAGCACCCGCCCGCGCGCCGTGCCGACGAAGTGTTCCAGGTGCCGGGTGGCGGCGCCGCGGTGGACGCGGGTGTAGTTGCTCTGCGTGGCCTGCACGGTCGGCGACAACTGCACCGAACCGATGTTGCCCGGCTCGGCCTTCGCCTGCATCAGCGCGTGCGGCACGCCGCCGAACCGCTTGACCAGGATGCCGAGCACCCCGATCTCGGGTTGGGCGATGATCGGCTGGTCGTGCACGGCCGTGCCGGCGTCGTACCGGCGCAGTCCGGTGACGGTGAAGAACCGACCACTGGCGTGGGCGAGGTCGCCGCCGGCGGGCGCGAAACCCCACTGGTCGAGGTCGGCGAACGGTATGGGCGTGACCGTCAGCCGGGCCGCGCGTCGGCGTTCGGCCCACCAGGCGGCGAAGCGACCGCCCGCCGCGGAGGCCGGGACGGCGCGGCGGGGGCGGCGTGGGAGACGTCGATGGCGGCTACCTCCTCCGGGCGGGGCGCACGGCGCCGGCGGGCGTGGGCGTGGGCGTGGTGGGGAAGCGGGTGAGCGGGAGCGCGGGGGAGTGCCGGGACATCGCGGTCCGGTCAGAGTCGCGCCAGCACCTCGCACAGGGCGTCGACGACCCGGCCCTGGTCGTCGAGGCGCAGCGACGGGTACATGGGCAGCGAGAAGATGCCGCCCGCCAACTCCTCGGTCACCGGCAGGTCGCCCCGCCGGTAGCCGAGGTGCGCGAAGCCGCGCACCGTGTGCACCGGCCAGGGATAGCTGATGTTGAGCGAGATGCCGCGTCGCTCCAGCTCCCGCAGGATGGTGTCCCGCTGCGGGTGGCGCACCACGTACACGTAGTACACGTGGTCGTTGCCCGGCGCCGCCGCGGGCAGGACGAGGTCGGTGTCGGCCAGCGCCCGCGCGTAGCGGTCGGCGACGGCGCGCCGGGCCTTGACGTAGGTGTCCAGCCGGGCCGGCTTGCGTCGCAGGATCTCCGCCTGGACCTCGTCCAGCCGGCTGTTGTGGCCCGGTGTGGCCTCGACGTGGTAGCGGTCCTCCATGCCGTAGTAGCGCAGCCTGCGCAGCGCCGCGGCGGTGTCGGCGTCACGGGTGAGGACGGCTCCGCCGTCCCCGTAGGCGCCCAGCACCTTCGTCGGGTAGAAGGAGAAGGCCGCGGCCGCGCCCGTCGTCCCGGCGAGACGGCCGTGGCGGCGCGCCCGTGCGCCTGCGCGCAGTCCTCCAGGACGACCAGACCGTGCCTCCGCGCCAGTTCCTCCAGCGGTGCCAGGTCGACGCACTGGCCGTACAGGTGGACCGGCAGCAGACAGCGGGTGCGTTCGGTGACGGCCTCGGGCACCCGGTCCACGTCCATCAGGTACGTGTCGGGGTCGACGTCCACGAAGACCGGCACGGCCCCCACGGCGTCGAGGATGTCGTCACGTTCGGCGTGGAACTCGTCGAGGTAGTCCCAGACACCAAGGGTCATGGGCGGTGGGCTCCATTCCCGAGTCGGGTCCCGGCGGGAAGGGTGGCGGGACGGCGGGCCGTGGCGGCGGACTCGTCCAACACGGCGACGATCCACGCCGAGAGTTCCTGCCCCGGTTGGCGGCGGCCTTCTCCCACCGGGTGCGGCGTTCGGCGGAGACGCTCACCCGGACGTTGGTCGACGGCCTCCGCTCCGGCGAGGGCTTCAGTCCCGCCTTGATGCGGCGCCGTAACTCGTTCCTCGACCAGCCGTACCGCTCGGCCTGACCGAGCCACCTGTCCTGCAGTTCACGGCTGAGGCTCGCCACCTCGGCGTGGTGCTGGAGGCTCAGTCCGTCCCGTCGGCGGGACGGCGGGAACTTCCGGGCTATCCAGGCGTAGTTGCGTAGCGTCTGATAGTCCAGCGAGGTCTTTTCGATGGCCTGCTGGTAGCGGCCGGGATACTTTTCCTGACTGTGCATCAGCCAGTCGCCGAGCCACCGGGAAGAGGAATCGGAGATCACGGATATCTGCTCTCCGATGCTCCTCCAGTCGTCGAGTGAGATCTCCTCCGGAAGGGCTAAGAAGGTGCGCCGTGTGTGCCTTCCCGTCGAGCGCCAACCGGTCTCGGGCGCCTCGTGCTGCGGGTGCGGTTTCTCCCGAGTTCACCATGCGCGGTCTCCAACTCCTCGTCGAGTCGGGACCGAAGATATGCGAGGAATCGGATGGTCGCTACCGTGCTCTCCGGGGCGGGAGAGGAAGAGGAATGCGTTGACGTGGTGTCAGTGGGCTTTGTCGAGGAAGGCCGTCGCGAGGCGTCTTCGGGAAGGACGGATCGGGAGGCGCGGAATCGGTGCGCGGCCGGGACGGGGGCCGTCCGGCTCCGCGGATCCGGACGGCCCCGACGGGGTCATGCCGTGGCCACCGCGACCGCCCAGCCGATGTAGAGGAGGTTGACCAGCAGCCGCGCCACCGCGCCGACCGGCCGCTCCAGCAGGCCGGGCCGGTCGGGACGCGCGTGCCACAGGGCGTCGAGGTGGGAGACCAGGTAGACGGTGATGAGCGCGGCGGCGGCCCACCCGCCGGCGGGCCGGGTGCCCGGGTACAGGACCAGCGCGCCCGCGACGATGTCGGCGACTCCGCTGACAATGACCAGGTGCCGGGCTCCGCCGAGCCAGGACGGGACCAGGCCGTGGAAGTGGTCGGGGAGGACGAAGTGCGCGATGCCCGCGGTGATCAGGAGAACGGACAGGGCGACGGCGAGGGCGGTGTGCATGGTGTGATGCTCCGTCCGACCGGCGCGTGGACGCTTGAACGGAACGATCGCCGGATCGTGTTCGCGTCCGGCGCCGAGATCACGATGTTCGCCGACACCGGTGCGTCCGGTGTCGCCCGACACCGCCACCCGGCGTGGAAGGTCGTCCTGTCGATCGGCGGCCGGGTGGAGGTCGACCGGTACGGGGGACGTCCGGTCGTGGCGCCGGGGGTGGTCGTACCTCCTCAACTCGCCCACACCTGCAGGGCGACGTCCGCCTTCGTCGCGCTCTTCGTCGATCCCTGGCTGCTGTGTCCCGGTCCGGGGGTGACGCGACTCGACGAGCCCGCGGTGCGGCGGATCCTGGCGGCGCTGGGCGGCGTCGACGCGCACGGCCCCCGAGAGCGGCCGGACTTCACCGAGGCCCGGGCCGAACTCACCGCCGTGGCCGGAGCCGGGCACGTTCCGGACCCCAGGGTGCTCCACGCACTGCGAAGGAGCGTGGCGCCCGGCTCCCTCGACGCCGTCGCCGCCGATGTCGGGCTCTCGGCACCCCGGCTCCGCGCACTCGTCCGCGCGTCCGTGGGGATCCCGCTCGTCAGGCTCCGACAGTGGGCACGGCTGCGCACCGCGGTCGCCTGTCTGCCCGACGGATCGGCCGCCGCCGCGGCCGCCGCCGGCTTCGCCGACCAGCCGCACCTCATTCGCGTCGCACGCGACCTGACCGGGCGTACTCCCGCCTCGCTGCGGCGCCCCCCGCCTCGGTGAGGCGTGCCGGGTCCGCGCCGGACGGCGGTGCGGCGGCGGACCCGGCACGGGCTCAGGGCGCCCGTCGCGGACGGTCGCGGCGGGCGAGCGGTCTCAGTGCCTCCACCCCCGCTTCCACTTCTCCTTCCACTGCTCCGTCTTCGCTTCCTTCAGGGTGGACCGCAGCGCGTGGAAGGCGGGCTTGCGGACGAAGTCCTCGGTCATGACCGTCGCGGAGCCCTCACCCTCGAAGAACACCGGAACCCAGGAGTACTTGTCGGTGAAGCCCCAGATCGTGAAGGAGTTGCAGTCCGCCACGGCCAGGCAGGCCGACAGGGTCCGCTGGTACCAGTCGGCCTGCTGCTCCAGCTGGGCCCGGGTGGGCTTGCCGCTCTCCGGCAGGTCCATGCGGACGTCCAGCTCGGTGATGGCCGTCTCCAGGCCGAGCTCGTCGAACCGGCGCAGGTTCTCCTCGAGACTGCTCGGGAAGCCGTAGCGCATGCTCAGGTGCGCCTGAGCGGAGAAACCGTGCACGGGGACACCCTGCGCGAGCAGCTCTCGGGTGAGCTCGTGGTAGGCGTCGCTCTTGGCGTTGACGTCCTCGACGCCGTAGTCGTTGAAGAACAGCTTCGCCTTCGGGTCGGCCTGGTGCGCCCAGCGGAAGGCGTCGGCGATGATGCCCGGGCCGAGCTCGCGGATCCAGATGTTCTCCTCGGTGCGCAGGTTGCCCTGCTCGTCGAAGATCTCGTTGGCCACGTCCCACTGCTGGATCTTGCCGGCGTACCGGCCGACGACGGTGGTGATGTGGTCGTGCAGGATGGCGCGCAGCTCCTCCTTGGAGAAGTCGCCCTCCTCCAGCCACTCGGGGTTCTGACTGTGCCACAGCAGTGTGTGCCCGCGCACGACCTGCTTGTGGCGCTGTGCGAACTCGACGATGGCGTCGGCCGCCTCGAAGTCGTAGCGGTCCCGCTCGGGGTGGAGGAACTCCCACTTCATCTGGTTCTCGGGGGAGACCGAGTTGAACTGCTGCCCCAGGATCTTCCGGTACTTCCGGTCCGAGGTGAAGGGGTCCGGATAGTCCTGCTCCAGGTGGTGGCCGCCGCCCGCCACGGCGGTGCCCACGTAGAACCCCTCGGGAGCGGCCCAACGCAGCCGGTCGAACTTGGCGTTGGAGTGAGGGGCCGCCTGGTGGTCGGAGGGCGGTGCGGCCGTGGCCGATGTCGCCGCCAGCGGCAGCGTCAGGGCTGCCGCGGTGAACGCGGCGGTGACGAAGCGGATGGATCTCATCGGAGGACTCTCATTTCGGTCGACCGTTTTAAAGTTTCCGGAAATTTTCCGGATGCTTGGTTCAGGGACGCTAAGGGCTCGTCGGGCGGGAGGTCAATACCCGTGCAGGGTCCCGTGGTCGCCGGAATCCCGCCCCCGGGGCTCCGGGGTGTCGCGCACGGCGGAACCGGGCCCGGAACCGCCCCGAACCGTGATCGTCTCCGTTGTCGCCACAGGGCGGGCGCGTCCGCGACCACCGGCGCCGCGACGGCCGCGCCGGAAGGTCCGGTCGTCCCGCGGGGCACCCCGCCCGAACGACCGCGTCCTCGGTGCCGACCCCACAGGGCCGGAACCGAGGACGCGATCGCGCCGCGGGCGATGCCCCGCGGGCTCGGACCTCACCCCGACACTCGGGGTCCGGGCTTGAAACCGTGCGTCCTCGCCGCGCCGACGACCGCGAGGGCGAACAGGGACAGGGCGAGCAGAACCCACGGGAACGAGGCCGCGCCGGTGGACTCCAGCAGGAGACCGCCGACCACACCGCCACCCGCCACGGCGAGGTTGAAGACCGTGACGAGCATGGACTGGGCGACGTCCGCGCCGTCACCGGCGGTGTCGGCGATCGCCGTCTGCAGCAGGGTCGGCGCGCCGCCGAAGGTCAGCCCCCAGGCCACCACGCCGACGACCACCGCGACCGGCGAGTCGTGGCCGATGCCGAGCACCAGGGAGGCGACGGCGAGACCGGCGAGGCTGAGGAGCGTGATCGCGCGGAGACCGCGGTCGACGAACATGCCGGTGAACCAGATGCCGACGATGGCGGTGGCGCCGAAGACCAACAGCATCACGTCGACGCGGTCACCGAGGCCGGCCTGGCCCATGAACGGCGCGATGTAGGTGTAGAGGACGTTGTGGGCCAGGATCCACAGGAAGATGACCGCGAGGATCGAGCGGATGCCCGGCATCAGGAAGATCTCCCGGATGGGCCTGCGCTGCTCGGCGGTCTGCCCGGGGAAGTCGGGCACCAGGGCGCTCACCCAGACCATCAGCAGCAGCGCCACGGCCGACATGACCCAGAAGACGCCCTGCCATCCGAAGATCGTCCCCAGCCAGGTACCCAGCGGGACACCGAAGGTCAGGGCGATCGGCTGTCCCACGCCGACGACCGCCAGAGCCCGGCCCTGCAGGTGTTCGGGCACCAGGCGCCGGGCGTAGCCGGCGAGCAGACCCCAGATCACGCCGGCCGCCATGCCGGCGACGAAGCGGGCGCCCAGGGTGATCGTGTAGTTCGTCGACAGGGCCGTGACGCTGTTGAAGACGAACAGACCGCCGACGGCGCACAGGAGGAGCGGCCGGCGCCGCACGCTGCGGGTCGCGGCGATCACGGGGATGGCGGCGATCACGGACCCGACCGCGTACAGGGTGACGAGCTGGCCCGCCAGCCCCTCCGACACCCCGAGGCCGCGTCCGATCTGCGGGAGCAGGCCGGCCGGCATCGTCTCCGTCATGATGGCCAGGAAGCCGGCGGCCGTGAAGGCCAGCAACTTCGGATGGGGGAGCCGCTCCTCGGTCGGTTCCGGGTCCAGACGCAGGGCGGTCACTTCTCCGCTGTCAGCGGTGGTCATGAGAGTTCTCCAGTTCGTCGCGGCCCGTCCGGCCGGGCGGGCCGCGACAGTCGGGGTCGGAAGGCGCCGTGTGTCGTCTCCGCGACGGGCGCCGGTGTCAGTGCTCGGACAGCAGGGAGCCGTGGCCGTGGACACGGTCCTGGATGCCGTTCCGGCGCAGGGCGTGCCAGTACAGAACCGTGTTGTTGGAGATGACGGGCTTGCCGAGCCACGTCTCGGCGACGGCGGCGAGACGCGCCATGGCCACGTTGGTGCCGACCTGGACGATCGCCTCGACGTCCGGGCCGTCGATCTCCTCGACCACATCGCGCAGCTGCGTCTCGGAGACGTGGGAGATCTTGGCCGGGCTGGGCATGCCCAACCCCCGGATCCGCACGATGTCGTAGCCGCTGTCCTTGAAGAACCGGCTGACGGAGTCGTCGCCGACCGGCAGGTAAGGGGTGACGACCGCGATGCGCCGGGCCCCGTAGGCGGTCAGCGCGGCGTTGATCGCGTCGGGGCTCATCGTGACGGGCAGGCCGTCCGCGGCCTCCCGCATCGAGGCGAGGACACGGGCGTGGGAATCGGGCCCCTCCCAGTAGCTCTCCGGCGAGACCGCGACGATCACGCAGTCGGGACGGCAACTGACGACGCTCTTGATCGCGGGGTGGGTGGAACGGCGGATGCTCCGCATCACGTGGTCGAAGCCGGGCTCGTCGACCATGGAGTCGTCGCCGATCACCATGCGCCCGGTGTGGTTGGTGACCTGGTGGGGCCGTAGGGCCTCCATCTCGGGTTGGGCCGAGGTGTTGGTCGAGGGGACGACCACGCCGACCTTGAGACGGGGGCCGAGGGAGTCGGTCATTGCCTTGTCCTCTTCCTGTGGGAGTAGGGGCCCGCGCGGGGTTTCGGGCAGGCCCGGACCCGGCCGCCGGCGCGGGAGGCCGGCGGCCGGGGTGCCGACGCGCGGGGCGCGGCGGACCGGTTCAGACGGACCGGTAGCGGGGTTCCTTGATCAGTCGGTGCTCTCGCCCGGTGATCTCGTGGTCGACGACCCGGTCGTTCCACTCCTGTCGGTCGACCGGCCGCAGGGCTATCGAAACGGCGCCGTCGTCGGTGCCGAAGTGCTCGGTGACGACCGCGGTCAGGGCGGCGGCCAGCCGGCGCTTCTGCTCGTCGGTGAATTCCTTGGGGAAGTGCATGATGGTCACGTGAGGCACGGGTGCGGCTCCGTATCCGTCGCGGTGGTCAGCAAAGACCGAGGCGGCCCCGGATCGCGGTGACCAGCTCCGCTACGCCGGGTTCCTTGAGCACGGCGTAGTGGTCGCCGTTCAGCGTGATCATGGTGGCCGGCGTGGCGGAGTAGCCGGAGGCGCCCTCGATGAAGGAGTAGTCGTCCCCAGCGGCTTTGAAGACGGTCACGGGCGCGTCGAGCCGGCGTTCCGCCAGCTCGCGGAAGTTGTAGTCGAACTCGTAGGTCTCCCGGACGATCCGCGTGATGCGCCGCACCAGTTGTTCGTCCAGTGCGGGGATACGGTGACGGACGAACGCCACGAAACCGTCCTCGTCGCGTGCCGCATCCAGGCATCGCTCCACGTCGGGACCGCTGACGGAGCCGGTGAAGACCGAGTGGAGGATCGTCACGTAGGCGGGGTTGGCGTAGGATGCCTCGCGCCCGTGGCGCTCGGCGTCGGCCGCGCGGACCTTCGGGTTGCCGGGGCAGATCAGGAAGAGGTTCTCCACTTTCTCCCCCGACCGCTCCAGTTGCCAGGCCGCCTCGAAGGCGACACGGGCCCCGAAGGAGTAGCCCCACAGCGTGTAGGGCCCCTCGGGCTGTACGCGCCGGATCTCGGCCACGTCGGCGCCGGCCATCTCCTGGACCGTCGGGTAGGGCTCCTCACCGGCGTTGATGCCGTGGGCCTGCACTCCGTAGAACGGCCGGCCGAGGTCGGACTCCCGTCCGAGCAGGCGGAGGTTCATCGGGTAACCGCCGAGCCCGGGCCAGCAGAACACCGGAGCGGCACCGTCACCGCCGTCGTGCAGCCGTACGAGCCGCGAGGCCGGTCCGGCGGAGCCGTCCGCGATGCGAGCGGCGAGGTCGGCCAGTTTCGGTGCCTCGAAGACGACCTGGAGCGGCAGCCGGGTGCCGAACTCCCTGTTGACGCGGTTGACCAGGGCGACGGCGGTGAGGGAGTTGCCGCCCGAGGCGAAGAAGTCGTCCGCGGCGGAGACGTCCTCGTACTTCAGTGCCTTCCCCCAGACCTCGGCGAGCCACCGCTCGTGCGGAGTGGCCGGTGCGACGTACGGGGCGCCACTGCCCGCGGCGCGCACTTCCTCACGGGCGGCCAGGGCCTTCACGTCCACCTTGCCGTTGGCGGTGAGGGGAAGTTCGTCCATCACCAGGACCCGGTTGGGGATCATGTAGTCGGGCAGGAAGGTCGCCAGGTCGTCCTTGACGAGCTCGGCGGGCCCCTTCACATGGACGGCGTCCTCGTTCATGCCCTCGCTGCGGATCTGCTCCTCGCTCACCCTGCCGCCGAGGAAGAAGTACGAGGGGCCCGTCTCGATCCCGCAGGACGTGAGGATGTCGTCCACGCGCCGGGCGGCCGGCAGCGGATTGCCGGACTTGGAGCTGTAGCCGGAGGACATGAGGCCCAGGCCGAGAGCGTTGCGCTGGAGGTGGTGCAGCCTGGCGCCCATGCCGACGTACTCCAGCCACGGCTGTGACGCCCGGCTGACGGCGGTGACACCGAAGGAGGCACGGTCGTACACGGCCTGGTTGATGGCGATCACGTGTCGGCGCTGTATCAGCGTCTCGGAGACGAGTTCGAGGTCGCCGTCCCGGTGGCGGTAGTGACCCGCCGGCAGGCCCGTGACACGTCCGGGGTGCGCCTGCACGTAGATCTCGATCGGGTCCTGCCGGGGCTCCCCGTCGTCGCGGCGGACCTCGAAGGTGCCCAGGTAGTGGTCCTCCTCGGCGACGTCGAGGCGGTCCTTGACGGAGGGCTCGTACGCCAGGGGCCGGATGGTCAGCCCGTACTCGGGCAGGACCTCCTCGAACACCCCCAGCATGTGGCCCGCCTCGAACTCCAGGACCTCCCGGATGTTGTTGGCGTAGACGGGCTCGATGGCCCGTCTCCTGCCGAGGAAGTGGACGTTGAGGAACACGCTGCCGGCCGGACTCGCGGAGGAGGGGGCCGGATCCGCGATCCGCACCAGGGCGTGGTCGACGGGGTGGTAGTAGTACAGGCCCCCGTCCACGCCCCGGAGTCCGGCGGTCTCCAGGTACATCTGGGTCGCGTACAACGCGCCGGGGGAGGCGTAGGAGTACTTCGGCAACAGCCGCTCGTCGCTGTGGAACCGGCCGAACCACCGCAGTGCCTCGCCGAGCTGCGACGGTGTCAGATCCTCCAGGTCGCGCGCCAGGGTGCCGACCGGCCGCGGGGCGAGCAACTCCACGATGTCGGCACGAGTGACCTCCCCTCCGTCGTAGAAGCGGTACGTCTTGCGGGCGAAGGTCTCCCTGCGCTGGCGCTCGGTCTCCTTCCGGCCCGGCAGCGCGAGCACGGGGCGCCCGGCGAGTTCGTCGGCGTCGCGCAGCCCGGGGTTGGACAGTTGCGCCCGCACCTGGAGCTTGTCGGCCTTGGACTGGTGGTGGCCGCCGTGGTTGCCCTGGTCCATCAGGGCCGCTTCCCGGGGGTTCAGCTCGATGCACGCGACCAGGTTCTGGAAGCCGGTGCGCGCGTCGTCGGTGACGACGGCCGCGGCGCGGCGGACCCAGGTGTGCTCTTCGATGGCCACGGCGATCTCGTCCAACTCGACGCGGTGGCCGCGTAACTTGACCTGGTTGTCGACGCGGCCGACGCAGGTGATCGTGCCGTCGGGGTTCCAGTAGGCCAGGTCGCCGGTCCGGTAGAGCCGCTCGGTGGGGACGAACGGCGAGGGGACGAAACGCTCCTCGGTCAGATCGGGCCGGTGCAGGTAGCCGCGGGCCAGTTGGACGCCGCCTATGTACAGCTCGCCGGTCGTGCCGATGTCGACCGGCGCGCGTTCCTCGTCGAGGATGAAGCACTGTGTGTTGTCGACCGGCACGCCGATCGGGACCGAACCGGCGCCGTCGCCGAGCGTGTCGGGATCGACCAGGTGGGCGGTCGCGTTGATCGTGGTCTCCGTCGGCCCGTACAGGTTGACCAGGCTCGCCCACGGAAGTTCGGTGAGCAGTGTGCGGGCGAGCCGCTGCGAGAGCATCTCGCCCCCCGAGAAGACGCGTCGGAGCGTGGTGCAGCTCGCCAGTTCCTCGGTCTCCAGGAGGGCCTGCAGCAGGGTGGGGACACCCTGCAGGGCCGTCACCTCGTACCGGCGGACGGTGTCGATCAGCGCCTCGGGGTCCCGGTGGACGCCCGGCGCGCCGACGACGATCCGGGCGCCGGTGGCGGACGCCAGGATCTCCCACTGGGCGGCGTCGAAGCTCATCGGCGTCTTCTGGAGCACGGTCACGTGGCGCCCGAGGTGGCCGATGGTGTGCATCCACCGCAGCTGCGACACGATGCTGCGGTGCTCGATCGTCACCCCCTTCGGCCTGCCGGTGCTGCCGGAGGTGTAGATGACGTACGCGAGCGAGTTCGGGCGCGGTCCGGCGAGGAGCGGGGCCGGCGCGGTCCCCCCGGTGGCCGGGGGGACGTCCCGCGCCTCGTCGAGTGTGACGACCCGCGTGCCGCGCGGAGCGATGCGGGTCAGGCGTTCGCGCAGGTGATCCTGGGTGACGACGATGCTCGTACGGCTGTCCTCGAGCATGTAGCGCAGCCGGTCCTCGGGGTACTCCGGGGACAGCGGCAGATAGGCGGCTCCCGCGATCAGAATCCCCCACGCTCCGATCAGCAGGTCCGGTGACGGCTCGACGTACAGGCCGACGCGGTCGTCGGCTCCCACGGCGAGGTGGCGCAGGTGGGC carries:
- the fabG gene encoding 3-oxoacyl-ACP reductase FabG encodes the protein MARSVLATGGNRGIGKAIALSFVESGDRVAVTYRTGAPPDGFLGVRCDVTDSAQVDLAFERVEEAHGPVEVLVANAGVTRDKLLAVMRDEEFNTVLDTNLAGAFRVARRALHPMMRARGGRIVLLSSVAGMLGSAGQTNYAASKAGLIGFGRSLAREVASRNITVNVVAPGVIDTDMTTALPERRRAEMVAAVPLGRSGSAEEVARVVRFVAGPDAGYVTGAVLPVDGGLGMGH
- a CDS encoding NDP-hexose 2,3-dehydratase family protein, giving the protein MRGAGATLTGPRCPGTPPRSRSPASPPRPRPRPPAPCAPPGGGSRHRRLPRRPRRAVPASAAGGRFAAWWAERRRAARLTVTPIPFADLDQWGFAPAGGDLAHASGRFFTVTGLRRYDAGTAVHDQPIIAQPEIGVLGILVKRFGGVPHALMQAKAEPGNIGSVQLSPTVQATQSNYTRVHRGAATRHLEHFVGTARGRVLVDTLQSEQGAWFRHKRNRNMVVEATGDVTEHPNHHWVELEELRRLLRVDHLVNMDARSVLACAPFFRPPDTGDDPFLRALARSYRDPAVGRHGEQEVRTWLNDAKSRCAWNVRLLPLAEVGGWSRTAWELTDDAGRDFRIIAVRVTAGDREVANWSQPLLAPRGPGLAATAEGVLRAVSVRPPTVFGDCPTPTAVDRGVVTAMARRALAGEPLTVWRDGGIARDVLYVTDAARALVAALDHTDALAGRHWVVGTGRPTRLTDLFAAVAEVAAERTGRPPVPVVTVDPPAHATPPDFHSYTVDASAFREVTGWEPRVPLRTGLERAVRFLAGTDAGEPPARCRPGRGESAAR
- a CDS encoding LmbU family transcriptional regulator, producing the protein MSLDDWRSIGEQISVISDSSSRWLGDWLMHSQEKYPGRYQQAIEKTSLDYQTLRNYAWIARKFPPSRRRDGLSLQHHAEVASLSRELQDRWLGQAERYGWSRNELRRRIKAGLKPSPERRPSTNVRVSVSAERRTRWEKAAANRGRNSRRGSSPCWTSPPPRPAVPPPFPPGPDSGMEPTAHDPWCLGLPRRVPRRT
- a CDS encoding DoxX family protein, with protein sequence MHTALAVALSVLLITAGIAHFVLPDHFHGLVPSWLGGARHLVIVSGVADIVAGALVLYPGTRPAGGWAAAALITVYLVSHLDALWHARPDRPGLLERPVGAVARLLVNLLYIGWAVAVATA
- a CDS encoding AraC family transcriptional regulator, whose translation is MFASGAEITMFADTGASGVARHRHPAWKVVLSIGGRVEVDRYGGRPVVAPGVVVPPQLAHTCRATSAFVALFVDPWLLCPGPGVTRLDEPAVRRILAALGGVDAHGPRERPDFTEARAELTAVAGAGHVPDPRVLHALRRSVAPGSLDAVAADVGLSAPRLRALVRASVGIPLVRLRQWARLRTAVACLPDGSAAAAAAAGFADQPHLIRVARDLTGRTPASLRRPPPR
- a CDS encoding endo-1,4-beta-xylanase, whose protein sequence is MRSIRFVTAAFTAAALTLPLAATSATAAPPSDHQAAPHSNAKFDRLRWAAPEGFYVGTAVAGGGHHLEQDYPDPFTSDRKYRKILGQQFNSVSPENQMKWEFLHPERDRYDFEAADAIVEFAQRHKQVVRGHTLLWHSQNPEWLEEGDFSKEELRAILHDHITTVVGRYAGKIQQWDVANEIFDEQGNLRTEENIWIRELGPGIIADAFRWAHQADPKAKLFFNDYGVEDVNAKSDAYHELTRELLAQGVPVHGFSAQAHLSMRYGFPSSLEENLRRFDELGLETAITELDVRMDLPESGKPTRAQLEQQADWYQRTLSACLAVADCNSFTIWGFTDKYSWVPVFFEGEGSATVMTEDFVRKPAFHALRSTLKEAKTEQWKEKWKRGWRH
- a CDS encoding MFS transporter, with product MTTADSGEVTALRLDPEPTEERLPHPKLLAFTAAGFLAIMTETMPAGLLPQIGRGLGVSEGLAGQLVTLYAVGSVIAAIPVIAATRSVRRRPLLLCAVGGLFVFNSVTALSTNYTITLGARFVAGMAAGVIWGLLAGYARRLVPEHLQGRALAVVGVGQPIALTFGVPLGTWLGTIFGWQGVFWVMSAVALLLMVWVSALVPDFPGQTAEQRRPIREIFLMPGIRSILAVIFLWILAHNVLYTYIAPFMGQAGLGDRVDVMLLVFGATAIVGIWFTGMFVDRGLRAITLLSLAGLAVASLVLGIGHDSPVAVVVGVVAWGLTFGGAPTLLQTAIADTAGDGADVAQSMLVTVFNLAVAGGGVVGGLLLESTGAASFPWVLLALSLFALAVVGAARTHGFKPGPRVSG
- a CDS encoding arylmalonate decarboxylase, translating into MTDSLGPRLKVGVVVPSTNTSAQPEMEALRPHQVTNHTGRMVIGDDSMVDEPGFDHVMRSIRRSTHPAIKSVVSCRPDCVIVAVSPESYWEGPDSHARVLASMREAADGLPVTMSPDAINAALTAYGARRIAVVTPYLPVGDDSVSRFFKDSGYDIVRIRGLGMPSPAKISHVSETQLRDVVEEIDGPDVEAIVQVGTNVAMARLAAVAETWLGKPVISNNTVLYWHALRRNGIQDRVHGHGSLLSEH